A segment of the Triticum urartu cultivar G1812 chromosome 1, Tu2.1, whole genome shotgun sequence genome:
AAGGCGGCGGGGGCGGGGCGGGGAGAGGGGGGGAGAAGAGGCCGCGGGCTATTTTCagtttttttttctcttttcctTTCCGCCCCCCGGTCTTTGTATTCTGGGAGCGCCGTGGTACATATGGGCCGGGCGGGCGGGCTCAGATAGCAGAGCGTCCAGGCCCAGGGAAGCCACCCCTAATCTCGAACAGCACCCAAAGCAGAGCCGCCGGGGAGGCTGCGGCGAGCTGCCGGAGGGAGGGAAGGGGAGATGGCGAGCCGGCTGTGGAGGTGGTACGCGGACCGGCAGTTCCACAAGTGGGAGAAGACGGTGCTGTGGGACATGGTGGAGCCCTACCGCCCGCCGCGCTCCTTCGCGCCGCTCGTCGGCACCTACGTCGCCGCCTTCTACACCGCCATCGTCGGCGCCGCCGTCACCGAGCAGCTCTACAAGGTCAGGCCACTCGCTCTCGGACCGACGCCGGGGCCTCCTCGGACGTCGCTCCCCCTTCCTGTCTGCGCGCTCGCTCGCTCGCGCGGTAGATGCTCGACGAAATGCCTCCTTGCTCAGGATAGCACAGCTCGCATCATAAAATTATCCATCTCCTGGCATGGCATCGTTTGCATTCTTTATTTACTGGCCAGATTCCACTGATCTCCTACGGTGATATGTGGCTTCAAATTTAGGAATTCATTTGAAAATCGAAGGATCCAATTATGATACTGCATTGGAGAGGCTTGGTTTTGTGTGCTTACATCGCCTCTGGAGTTCACCTGATTGTGTGTTGCTGTTGTATTTTTGGAGCAGGAGAAGTACTGGGAGGATCACCCGGGCGAGGCGGTGCCGATCATGCCGCCCATGTTCTACTGGGGGCCATGGAGGGTGGTGAACGGAGAGGTTCCCCGCTTCATCCAGACGCCCGAGGAAGCTAAGCCGGCATAGAACTGCTTGGAGATCGCTGGGGATGCTGTGAAATGTTTGCTGTTCACTGTCTGCTGTGTAGCTATGGCATTCCTGCATTTCTTGCAATTTGCATTCTGGTGATTGCGCACTGCCGTGAATCATAATGGTCTTTCTATGTATCCTTGTTTGCACAAATAAATTGATATTTCTATCACGGAGCAGATTGTTTGCATTTTATCGATTTGATGATCTTCCAAGCGAAATAGATAGCGCTGGGATGCTCTCATTTTGCATCATCTAAAACAAAGGTTCCAGTCATTGCCAGCGTGCAGCCAACGATAGGCAGTGCCATGAGACCTAATATACAAAGTAAACTGAAACGGAGGGAATATGCAGCACCGGAACAGCCACGAGCACACCACCATAAGGCCAAGGCCAACTCCTCCGCGTGACCCATCCGGTCCGAATTTATCTGTTTGGGATAAAATACGACCCAGCGGTAATACCCAAACAGACAAAGTTGTCTTTTGGACACTTTTTTTGTCCCGCCCAACCCCAAACCTGAAGCAAATTTGGTCCAAAAATGCTCCCGAACGGACAGAAAACGGACGCTCTCCTCGCACCTCTCGTCCGCTCCTGTCCGCCCGTACCTTCCCTCTGGCCCACAAATCAGTGAGACCGAGAGGCTGGGGCGCGTGcgcgggcggggcggcgccgcggcgagggCGCGGCCAGGCTGGACGAGCGCGGCGCGGCGAGGCGAGCCGCAGGGGCGCAGGCGCGGGTGAGGCTAGGCGCGACACGGGCGCGGGCGCACGCGGCGCGACGGGGTGCTGGCGTGGCGGGGCAGGGCGCGGTCCTGCAGGCCGCGGCGAGGGCGAGGCAGGGCGGCGGCGAGCTCGCGACGAGGTGGGGGTTCGCGCGGGGTGGCATGGCGAGCTCGCGGCGAGGCTCCAGGGTGTGCGCGGTGCGGCATGGCGAGCTCAGGGCGAAGCAGGGCGTACAGGGGTACCAGAGGCCTTCTACGCGTTGGGTGCAGATGCCTCATACGTCTGTCCGCCAAATCGCACCCCAAACGGACAAAAGCGGACGTCCGGATGAGTcacgcggtggagttggcctaaaaaCACAAGGACACAGGCAAATTGCAGTTATCAAAAGAAGCACTTCGATAACACCAGGCGTTGCCCAGTTAACATTCAAAGCCCCAAATGCTTGTCTTGTCAAAATCTATCTGAGTTTTGACCCAAAATGAAAGAGCTCTAAATCTAGTTAAGGCTACATCAGCACTGAAGCATGAGTTTTTCACAAACCAAAATAGGTGCCAGCTTTGCACCTCTCACTTCGATAGGGAGGGGAATCTCTATTCATGTATAGACCGGGGGGAGTTAAGTTTGTCATGTCTTTAACCAAAAACAGGCAAATGAGACATCATGCCGCACTGTCCTCAGAAGCCCATTCCGCTCATGTCCGGCATGCGACTGGCAATTCTGGCTTTTGTCGACGGGAGCTCAGCGACTGCAGCCTCTGTGGTTGTCATCAGCAGAGAAACGCTGTACCAGAAACACAGATTGTCAGACAAGTTTAATTGTTTCTGTCAGTCGTACAAAGGTAGGAGTACATGGTTCGAGAACTTGAGCTGTACCTTGCTGCATCTTGAAGTGCAGTTCGAATCACCTTCACAGGGTCGATGATACCAGCCTTGATCATGTCAACATACTCCCCTGCAGTAGGCAAAACGCAAGAATCAATTACTGAACCGCTAGAGAATATTATTCTGCTGGAGAAATATCAGGATTGCCATTTTTACTGCAATTAAGAATCGACAGCTGAAGTACGGTTAATTTGCGCAGACCTTTTGCTGCGTCATAGCCCAGACTAAGATTATCTTGTTCCAGTAGCTTCCCAATAACTATGGCACCATCGATGCCGGCATTTGCAGCTATGGTCATCAGAGGGGCCTGCAGAAATTACGGAATAATTCGTGTATGTCCCGATATGGAATAACCAAGTGCATGAAGTGCAGAAGAGCATCATAATCAGCACAAGAAGTAACCTTCAAAGCATTCTTGATAATCTGAACTCCAATCTTTTCATCCTCATGCGATGTGCTAATATTGTCGAGCTCCTTGGTGGCATATAAAAGTGCAACTCCACCACCTGTTAG
Coding sequences within it:
- the LOC125526812 gene encoding uncharacterized protein At4g29660, with the translated sequence MASRLWRWYADRQFHKWEKTVLWDMVEPYRPPRSFAPLVGTYVAAFYTAIVGAAVTEQLYKEKYWEDHPGEAVPIMPPMFYWGPWRVVNGEVPRFIQTPEEAKPA